From the Garra rufa chromosome 17, GarRuf1.0, whole genome shotgun sequence genome, one window contains:
- the aqp10b gene encoding aquaporin-10b — translation MMDRLLKRCRIKSRLLRECLAEFFGVYILILFGCGSVAQVTTSQNSKGEYLSINLGFALGTTFGIYVAKGVSGAHLNPAVSLTLCVLGRFSWTCLPFYVCSQVFGAFLAAATVALQYHDAIMDFTGGHLTVSGATATAGIFATYPADYLSLWGGVVDQIIGTAALLVCVLALGDPHNTPAPPGLEPVLVGAAVLLIGISMGSNSGYAINPARDFGPRLFTYIAGWGDEVFRAGHGWWWVPVVVTCVGAVLGSVLYQLLIGVHHPDSEPEDAENATVVLQQTVEFDTIKENGMDKIFSTTSADIS, via the exons ATGATGGATCGTCTGCTGAAGAGATGCCGAATCAAGAGTAGGTTGTTGAGAGAATGTTTGGCGGAATTTTTCGGAGTCTATATTTTGATA CTATTTGGGTGCGGATCAGTTGCCCAGGTGACGACCTCTCAGAACAGCAAGGGTGAATACCTGTCAATCAACCTCGGGTTTGCATTGGGCACCACATTTGGGATTTATGTGGCAAAAGGGGTATCAG GAGCTCATCTGAATCCAGCTGTTTCCCTCACCCTGTGTGTCCTGGGCAGATTTTCCTGGACTTGTCTTCCTTTCTATGTGTGCTCGCAGGTCTTTGGTGCATTTCTGGCCGCAGCAACTGTTGCTCTTCAGTACCATG ATGCCATAATGGATTTCACTGGAGGGCATCTGACAGTCAGTGGTGCCACTGCCACAGCTGGTATCTTCGCAACATATCCAGCAGACTACCTGAGTCTATGGGGAGGAGTCGTTGACCAG ATAATTGGCACAGCTGCTCTGCTAGTGTGTGTTCTTGCATTGGGAGACCCTCATAACACACCAGCTCCTCCTGGCCTGGAGCCTGTTCTGGTAGGAGCAGCTGTTCTATTGATCGGCATCTCCATGGGATCTAACAGTGGATATGCCATCAACCCGGCTAGAGACTTCGGCCCGAGACTCTTCACTTACATTGCAGGCTGGGGAGATGAAGTGTTCAG GGCTGGTCATGGATGGTGGTGGGTACCTGTGGTCGTAACTTGTGTAGGTGCTGTCCTGGGCTCAGTACTCTATCAGCTGCTGATTGGAGTTCATCATCCAGACTCCGAGCCAGAGGATGCTGAAAACGCAACAGTGGTGCTCCAGCAAACTGTGGAGTTTGACACCATTAAAGAAAACGGCATGGACAAGATCTTTTCCACAACCTCAGCAGACATCAGCTGA